The following proteins are encoded in a genomic region of Dokdonia donghaensis DSW-1:
- the lepB gene encoding signal peptidase I, with protein sequence MTLTQWFIFFLIVQAVHFAGTWKLYVRAGRKAWEAGVPIYNAVVLMGIINRPKWWTILLFVPIVNLIMIPVVWVETARSFGFNSFKDTALTVLTGGLYLYYINYATDAPHIKGRDINPKSSSGEWTSSLLFAIVAATIVHTYFMQPFVIPSSSLEKTLLVGDWLFVSKFHYGARTPITTVATPMLHDTIYGTKTKSYLTKPQLPYFRLPGFQDIERNDIVVFSWPVDTLVDITPGNMRGSVRKPIDKKSNYVKRAVGVPGDSLEVRDGYVYINGEKNDLPDRARIQFSYTIVSKELLVKRAQDANGNYVFPSDLMNGRYEISDIYLSGVQGDNGPYVHTAQASEASIEKLKNNSNIISIERTHYDAIENNKAIFGAKPGRASSVDNFGPIYIPEEGKTVAINPESLPYYKRIIEVYEGYEMGRERDITVNGNEILMNGEPLTEYTFEQDYYWLMGDNRHNSQDARAWGYVPFNHVVGKPVFVWFSKDANVPGLAGIRWDRVFTTVGGEGPLVSYRYWFLGALLLYIGWSFFRKKKQPKA encoded by the coding sequence ATGACACTTACACAATGGTTTATATTTTTTCTTATCGTTCAAGCAGTACACTTTGCCGGAACGTGGAAACTTTACGTACGCGCTGGTAGAAAAGCTTGGGAAGCAGGAGTACCTATTTACAATGCCGTAGTACTTATGGGGATCATAAATAGACCTAAGTGGTGGACTATCTTACTCTTTGTACCTATTGTAAATCTTATTATGATACCAGTAGTGTGGGTTGAGACAGCAAGGTCTTTTGGGTTTAATAGCTTTAAAGATACAGCGCTCACAGTGCTTACAGGAGGACTTTATCTTTACTACATTAATTATGCGACAGATGCACCGCACATAAAAGGGAGAGATATTAACCCTAAATCATCTAGCGGTGAGTGGACGAGTTCTTTACTATTTGCCATCGTTGCCGCGACTATTGTGCATACATATTTTATGCAGCCTTTTGTTATCCCTTCTTCTTCACTAGAAAAGACGCTACTTGTAGGTGACTGGCTGTTTGTAAGTAAGTTTCACTACGGTGCTAGAACACCTATTACGACCGTAGCAACACCTATGCTACACGACACTATTTATGGTACAAAAACTAAGAGCTACTTAACAAAACCGCAACTGCCTTACTTTAGATTGCCAGGTTTTCAAGACATAGAGCGCAATGACATTGTTGTTTTTAGCTGGCCAGTAGACACTCTTGTAGATATTACACCTGGTAATATGCGTGGCAGTGTGAGAAAACCTATAGACAAGAAGTCTAACTATGTAAAACGTGCTGTAGGGGTACCTGGAGATTCTCTTGAAGTGCGAGATGGTTATGTATATATTAATGGTGAGAAAAATGATTTACCAGATCGTGCACGTATACAATTTAGTTACACAATTGTTTCTAAGGAGCTTCTTGTAAAAAGAGCTCAAGATGCAAACGGAAACTATGTATTCCCTTCAGATCTTATGAACGGTCGCTATGAGATTTCTGACATCTACCTCTCTGGTGTTCAAGGTGACAATGGACCTTATGTACACACTGCTCAAGCAAGTGAAGCTTCTATAGAAAAGCTCAAAAACAACTCAAACATCATAAGTATAGAGCGCACACATTATGATGCGATAGAAAATAACAAAGCGATTTTTGGCGCAAAACCAGGACGCGCATCTAGTGTAGATAACTTTGGCCCTATATACATTCCTGAAGAAGGGAAGACTGTGGCAATTAACCCAGAAAGCCTTCCATATTACAAACGAATTATAGAAGTGTACGAAGGCTATGAAATGGGTAGAGAGCGCGACATCACGGTTAATGGCAATGAGATATTAATGAATGGTGAGCCGCTTACAGAGTACACCTTTGAACAAGATTATTACTGGCTTATGGGTGATAATCGTCATAACTCTCAAGACGCTAGAGCGTGGGGTTACGTGCCTTTTAATCACGTAGTGGGTAAACCAGTTTTTGTATGGTTTAGTAAAGATGCAAATGTACCTGGTCTTGCCGGCATACGCTGGGATCGTGTATTTACCACAGTAGGTGGTGAAGGACCACTAGTGAGCTATAGATACTGGTTTTTAGGAGCGTTACTGCTTTATATAGGTTGGTCATTTTTTAGAAAGAAAAAACAACCCAAAGCATAA
- a CDS encoding WbqC family protein has product MKAALITHGYCAPIIQYAVIAQTEQLHIEANGNFQKQSYRTRMKIATSTGTLILIIPILHRKDKTERQRYYDVKIENKFHWQRDHWRSLKIAYQTSPYFEYYEDEFEPLYHTEYETLIEFNKACHAIIMECLQLDITPILTEEYFKNPEQVDCRQLVNAKKEPQYPLPEYHQLFNENHGYLENLTVLDLLFNLGPSAQDYLEKIDLTGLSA; this is encoded by the coding sequence ATGAAAGCTGCTCTTATCACACACGGCTACTGCGCCCCTATCATTCAATATGCTGTAATTGCTCAAACCGAGCAGCTACATATAGAGGCAAATGGAAATTTCCAGAAGCAGTCATACCGCACCCGTATGAAGATTGCCACATCTACAGGCACGCTCATACTCATTATACCTATACTCCACCGCAAGGATAAAACAGAGAGACAGCGTTATTATGATGTAAAGATTGAGAATAAATTTCACTGGCAGCGTGATCACTGGAGGTCTTTAAAAATAGCCTACCAGACCTCTCCATACTTTGAGTATTATGAAGATGAGTTTGAGCCACTTTATCATACCGAGTATGAGACACTCATAGAATTTAATAAAGCGTGTCACGCGATTATTATGGAGTGTTTACAGCTAGATATAACGCCTATACTAACAGAAGAATATTTTAAAAATCCTGAGCAGGTAGATTGCAGACAGCTTGTAAATGCAAAAAAGGAGCCTCAATATCCTCTACCAGAATATCATCAGCTTTTTAATGAAAATCACGGGTATTTAGAAAACCTCACAGTTTTAGATTTACTTTTTAATCTTGGTCCTAGTGCACAAGATTACCTCGAGAAGATTGACCTTACTGGCTTAAGCGCTTAA
- the dapB gene encoding 4-hydroxy-tetrahydrodipicolinate reductase has product MKIALLGYGKMGQTIEKIAESRGHEIVARVSSPENFTLENADIAIDFSIPDSAVNHITKCFEAGIPIVSGTTGWLDSYEDMVALCKEKNGGFIYASNFSVGVNLFFEFNKKLAQIMAPHNDYKVDMTEIHHTQKLDAPSGTAITLAEGIIETTPYTAWSLAEGQSIKDNHIPITAEREGTVPGTHIINYKSDIDTIILSHEAHSRQGFAQGAVVAAEWLLGKQGNFSMRDVLGL; this is encoded by the coding sequence AGATGGGGCAAACTATAGAAAAAATTGCCGAATCTAGAGGTCACGAGATTGTAGCTCGCGTGAGCTCACCAGAAAATTTCACCCTTGAAAATGCAGATATTGCAATAGACTTTAGCATTCCAGATAGCGCGGTAAACCACATCACAAAATGTTTTGAAGCGGGTATTCCTATTGTCTCTGGCACCACAGGCTGGCTAGATAGTTATGAAGATATGGTGGCGCTTTGTAAAGAAAAAAATGGTGGTTTTATCTATGCATCAAACTTTAGTGTAGGTGTGAATCTGTTTTTTGAGTTTAATAAGAAATTAGCTCAAATTATGGCTCCTCATAACGACTATAAAGTAGATATGACCGAGATACACCATACACAAAAACTAGATGCTCCTAGTGGTACAGCCATCACCCTAGCAGAAGGAATTATAGAGACTACTCCGTATACAGCCTGGTCACTTGCCGAAGGACAATCTATAAAAGATAACCACATACCCATCACTGCCGAAAGAGAGGGCACTGTACCTGGCACACATATTATAAATTACAAAAGCGACATAGACACCATAATCTTAAGTCACGAGGCGCACTCAAGACAAGGCTTTGCGCAAGGTGCCGTAGTTGCAGCCGAGTGGTTACTAGGCAAACAAGGAAATTTCTCAATGCGTGATGTTTTAGGTCTATAA
- a CDS encoding endonuclease/exonuclease/phosphatase family protein, protein MKNLNLLEKFIFLINSICAVLLLFSYLLPYIPPHIFPALSVLSLLLPVLLIINFLFFLFWLFKAKRQLLLSAVILALGITHIFSLIRFGGGSDTKQVDTLTLLTYNVRQFNVYGWVEEANVGKRAIAFIEDQNPDIVCLQEYHPDFELDAKKYPFKHKVMRPANSKFGQVIFSKFPIVNSGSLDFAKKGNNGIYADIKVEADTLRVYNMHFQSFRLSPSLNNLQKENSKKLLGRLGVAFEKQEDQVEKFLQSEAASPYKVIVAGDFNNSATSYMYRKVRSDKVDAFAKAGSGTGATFWFDIIPLRIDFILADEQLEVLDFETYGDIDLSDHKPSMATFKRLSQ, encoded by the coding sequence ATGAAAAACCTAAATCTCCTTGAGAAGTTTATTTTTCTCATAAATAGTATCTGCGCGGTGCTATTACTTTTTAGTTATTTATTACCCTACATTCCGCCACATATTTTCCCGGCATTGTCAGTGCTGAGCCTATTGCTTCCGGTGCTACTTATTATTAATTTTTTATTCTTCTTATTTTGGTTATTTAAAGCCAAAAGACAATTACTATTATCTGCAGTAATCTTAGCACTAGGGATCACACATATATTCTCGCTCATACGCTTTGGTGGTGGTAGTGATACAAAACAAGTTGACACACTCACGCTCTTAACCTATAACGTACGCCAATTTAATGTTTATGGATGGGTAGAAGAGGCTAATGTTGGTAAACGCGCCATTGCATTTATAGAAGATCAAAATCCAGATATTGTTTGCCTGCAAGAGTATCACCCCGACTTTGAGCTAGATGCAAAGAAGTATCCATTCAAGCATAAAGTAATGCGTCCTGCAAATAGCAAATTTGGACAAGTGATTTTTTCAAAGTTCCCTATTGTAAATAGTGGCTCGCTTGATTTTGCAAAAAAAGGAAACAACGGTATTTATGCAGATATCAAGGTTGAAGCTGATACATTAAGGGTTTATAATATGCACTTTCAATCTTTCCGACTGTCGCCTAGTTTAAATAATCTACAAAAGGAAAATTCAAAAAAGCTACTCGGCAGGCTAGGAGTTGCTTTCGAAAAACAAGAAGATCAGGTTGAAAAGTTTTTACAGAGTGAGGCAGCCTCTCCATATAAGGTTATTGTCGCAGGAGATTTTAATAATAGCGCCACTTCATATATGTATCGCAAAGTGCGTAGTGATAAGGTTGACGCTTTCGCGAAAGCGGGATCAGGTACAGGAGCAACCTTCTGGTTTGACATCATACCATTACGCATAGACTTTATACTTGCAGATGAGCAACTAGAAGTCTTAGATTTTGAAACGTATGGAGATATAGATCTTTCCGATCACAAACCTTCTATGGCAACCTTTAAGCGCTTAAGCCAGTAA